The segment TCATGGTCCTCAGGAAAATTCTCATATTATACCAGTTGATTCCTTATTAATAAATACTCAATAAGCAcctttcatgaaatataattgtagatatacataaattattaacaAAGTTGGTTTGTGAAATGCAGTATTTGTTGAAACAAGTAGAGCACTATATCACAGCACTCCCCTTTGATTCTGTCATGATAATGCTCATCTGGTAAATATCACACAAAACCTTATTGTAAGTGTAATTTCAATGTTTCTATATAATTTAAACCAATTCACCCTCTGAAAATAGATAGTGGTACATTTGTGTAAATATGTCAAACACATAAATTGCAAATGACTGAAATTGTTTGTATCAACCTTACAAAATACCTACAGCGTCTACTGTTTCCTGATTGGCTGTACTGAGTGAGATATttctatgccacttttagcaatattccacctatatcacagcagggaacaccagaattgggcttcacatactgtacccatgtggggaaattaACCCAGGTGTTCTGCATGAGTgtatactttaaccactaggataccccacccCCCTGATTGGCTGTACACTGAGTGGACAAGGTTCACGTTGCTTTATATCCCCCCAAAATGCTGCTAATTTTGTATAATGTTTATGACTAAATAATCACTCTATGAACAAATGACTTCAAGCATATATTGCTTTTAAGGaattataaacataaaatgtGGTTTGGACCCACTGTATCCACAAAATGcagttttcaaatataatattGACTTGATTCAGCAGTGCAGAACACCACATATCGACTCTACACCAAACATCACAGATTTACACATTGCACTATCTAAAATCTTCATGACTAGAAATGGGCCAAAGATCTTTAAATGATGTCCCTGTATATATAATCTCACTAAACAACATATTGTTGGTACCATagtaacatgataaatatattaTCAACAAGGCTCTGTATTTAACATATAGCAGTAATATTCATGTGTGGGTACCAAGTACATGCAATCAAGTCAAGCAAACCATAAGGCTTCCAGACTATCCTACAACAGTCTGAAAAATATCGTTTTCATCTAAAAAACCTAGCTTGACCTGACATCATACAAGGCTGGATTCAAAGCTATACTGAGGGCAGAAAATAAGGGAGCAGATGAaggcacaagtgttcctttatttttatCAAGTTTCTTCACAAGCGATGGGATAAAAAGCTTGTAAAGAAACCTGGAATGAAAGAACAATTGctctttcatgtgatcccttatttttttccttcagtatataagAGACTGACTGGATCATACATTCTCACAACCAATATACTGATATAATTGCTTTATCTAAAGATGAGAAATATGGACATCAACTTCTCTATTATGGGAACACATTTCAGAACATATTCATATGCCTTCATAAAAATTGATTGAAATGTGAACCTTATATCTTGTGTTCCTTGTTAAAAAGAAATCAATGTCCATAAATTCTCTCCTCTATGTTATCACCTCCAAATGCTACTCAAAAGCATGATTACAATGTTTAAATAGGTATACACTGTGTATCCAGTTATTGCATTGATAAATAAACAATTTATACATGCATATTACTCTTGTTAAACTAAAAATTGtcaacaaaacatttgcaaGACACAAGATAGGACCATTAGGACTACAGAAGGTAGAGATACATCGTGACAAAATTGTCCATCTCAGCCAATGGCGTTTTCTGTGAAGAGACATGCATATTATGCTTAAGCTTGAAAATACAAGACTAAACATTTCCTACATAAGAAATCTCAACAAGTAATAACATAAAAAGTCTTGAGACTGATGAAAAACAAGACCCTGAGAAAAAAGggaaaaaaagaagaaacattacctttaaaaagaaatgttttcattttttttaaacaagttAGTAAAAAATATCTGGTTATACTTCATTGTTTTATACAGCAATCAAGGTAGTTTACGGTAATATGTATGTTCTACGGGTCTGTGGCCTGAAACATGAactaaaatgtttcatcttctcaaatgtttcttgggGAAGGGTGTTTGATATGTTTTCagtgtaaataaagaatgtACTAGATTTCATTGCAAGGTTTAAGATACAGTGTTTAAGATTTGAGATTTAATAAATGGAACaacatgtaaaaatatttttcttcttgGGAAAAGACCAAATAATCAATTTGCATTGCAAATTACACCTATATATTCATGGAATAGTTTCTTGTTGAACACAATTATTTCTAATGATTTAGCCATGAACACTGTTTATTCAGTGACAGTAAGGGAGTTGTAGACACTTTGGCTAAACTGTGACAATACTGTACCTAATATTCCATATCTGATTATCATACAGTAGAAGTAATGCAGGGTAAAATTCAACTAGCCATCATTAGTGCTAATATCACCATAAGTATCTCACTACAACACAGACTCACGGCAATTGCTGTGGTATGATTGCTGTGAGGCAAAAGATGACTGCCTCAGCAGCCAAATGCATCCTTGCATAGGACTACTTAATATGTGAAGCTTGTTGGTAACGAATCCTTTCACCATGTTATGCAGCTATTCAAACACTGCAACTACAAAggcactatgttgcaccagaTAGCAGGTGGCTTACACCCCTCAAATTAATGGTCAGTCTGACGCATTCAAGAAGGAAGGAACTTGGTGAGAAAGGCATGGGGGTGGAACTATTGCAAACATGTTAATGATATCCCTTAACCTTGTGTGTCTACATGAACTTTGTTGTACAttcaaaaacattaacaaaataagtTAGCATGAAGcataaatctgaaataatgaTGTATGCCTGACAACATTGTTTTCAGGCTTTTCTTTAATATATATGGAGAATGTTCAATCTAATCAGACTTTTTTCTTGGGGACATACATGTTTCAATTTTTAACCAAGTTTCAGCATTAATAACAAATCTGTGTAAAGATAATTCTCTgtaaaagtgtaaaactgttcaAAACATATGTAAATTGGTAAAATTGTTTCTAGAATGATCAACTTTGAGTGAATGACCACTGTGAAGTACCTGACATAGGACACACCCTTGCAAATATATCATCAGTGTTGCAAAGCTTTCGTATACTTTTGTCCATAACATCAAAAATTTGTGATCTTAGTTTTGTAGGTACTTGTCACTTAGTATCACCATCCAACAAGTGTGGTCCCATATCTTGTATTTTCACAAATAGTTTCCCATCAAGGTTTCCATCAATCAGGTATGGAGAATCCTCTTGTAACAATTTGTCCAAGTCGATGATGTTTTCTATGGCGAGGGTCGATGACTCCTTCCCAAACAGATGGCTCATGTTGAAGGTGTATGCAATATACCTTACTGAATTCTTTCGGCCATAAAGCACCAGTGTGACATCAGCTTTCAAAGCAGTTTGGTCAGAAAACTTTCGACACAGTTTGAACGTTGTGGCATCGCTCTGACGATTCATGTATGTGCCATATAAGGTGATGGTATTGTAGAAACCGCGAGGGAAAAAGTAGGCAGTGAATTCAGTGCAAGAATCTTGGGATTGATTGGAGGGCATGTAGTGGGTTCGGGCGTGACATTCAACTGTGATGCGGCTGTTTATCTTGTTGATGCCTTGGTAATTCTCAAGCAAAAAAGGAAAACATAGATGGTATTCTTTACTGTAATAGTTCCTGAACTGCTCCCGATTTTCACAAACATCCCCACAATCCATCATCAGAGAATGGTGTCGATAGGCTTGATTTAGCTTCTCTGCAAAATGCTCTGTGTACTTCGAACACAAAGGTGACGATTCAATTGTTAATAGATTCTTAGGCAAGATCATGTTAAATCTCAAAAGGGGCAAGATGTCTTTAAGATTCTCTGCAAGTGAATCACGGTTTTCTTCACATGTCAGCCATTTCTCAACTTTGTTCCACAAATGGATCTCACTCAGTACCACAAGATCTGAGCTGCTGAGGAACTCAACAAGCTCAGTCTTAGTCATTTCGTGCCAGTCAGGGGCATCAAGAATAACATCAAAATTGGACAGGATGAATTTCTGACAGATTTCTTTCAGTTTTTCCTGTCCGGTCATTTTGGCATACTGGTACCACGTTAGTGTTCGGTTTGTGTCAGGAGACTCAACAATGTGTCGCATCATATATTCAATACAGGACTCGCGTAGGGTAGTGATGCTGTATTTGTCTGCCAGTAAAAGGATGGGCAGTACTGTATCCGTCGACACCTGGACTGAGCCACTGTAGAGATATCTGAAAAAGACCCAGGGGAATGTACACGCTTCTCCATAAAAGTCATCACATTCCTAGCCATACattattaacagcccttaaataagGTGTAAACATTAAGTTTCAGAATTGTAGGTCCAGAAGATAGTACAAGGATCTACAACATGCAAAACACAAAATGCAGAATGGAAACATGTGATCATATACAGGACAAAGAACTAGAACCTACCTGAGGAACATCCCGAACACTGGAGCACACTCTGGGTCTTCTGTCAGGTCAATCTCTGGCTCCTGAGATTCCACCCAACGCCTCTGGTTCAACATGGCTCTAAATGTACAAGCATACATTTAATCTGGATAGAAACTGTGACACATCATCAAACTTTAGAAATTACTTTGGTACACAGATGTCTGAACTGAATGGAACATTTGCAGAAGATCTTAACAAAGGTAAACttgatattattatttattatttacagtaGAGTTAACTCAGTCTTCTTTGGTGTCCACAGAAGAGAAACAGCAATTACCAAAGGAAACAGAATCTTTCAGCTCTTGCTATCACTGTAAACAGACACCATCGCAGGGGACTGTAATAAATAACTGGTACCAAAGTGACATTCAACAGTCACTTATGGGTTCCAAGCACCTTAAAAGGAACCTTTCATATGGTGTTAAGATAGATTATGTGTTCAGACTGTCAGTGACCATATGTGAATTGGTACCATTTTTTTTTCCAGTACAATCCCCTGTGATGAGCACTAAAggatatatttttgttgttaacTTTCATTTTTCCTGGTGTGAAAGACACTGAAGCTGGTATTGGCAGGGTCTCTGTCTTTTCCTAAATTCCAACATTAAGCAACTACTGTAAATGGGTAAAGGACGAAGAAAGCCATTAGCTTCATGAAGGTGCACTATGGTCATGAGCTGACTGATCTTTAACATCTGTGTTTCGACTGGACCACTGATTGAAACTGAGGTAAAAATTATTGCAATTGACATTCATTCTCCACCTTGAAGTAATCTATCAGAAATCATAATTTCTGAAGTGCCATGATAAGCCCTTCCAGCAAGGTACACTCCACCACAGATCAGAATATGCCACATATCTAAGACACTCACTCAAAGACATCACTGGCTGTGATGAGGATGAACCTGTGAGAGTAGTATCTGTCCCTGCCGACCCGTAGCACCAGATCGCTGAGGTTGCTGCTGTTGTAGAGAGCGCTGAACCGGGACACAAATGCTGCCTCATCCTTGATGGTCTCCAATGTCAGATTTTGTTTCTTATTCAACCCCTCATCTTTAGCCTCTGGATGGTGACGTTTGGCAGGAGGACTCTCCATTTTTCGGGATTTACTAAATGGAGGCCAGAATAGGTTGCCTGGAACAGTAACAGGAAGACATGAAGAAACATGGACAAAATGAATAAACTAACAAGGGGAAAATGATATTCACTATTTCTCATTTCATACAGCTAGCATGCCCAAGAAACaaaagtatattttgaaatgttgcaAAACAAGCATATACAAAATCCCTTCTAACATTAATCATGAGGAAAACAGTGCATTCTTGATTACAAATCCATTTATTAAATAGCAGCCTGAATTCTTATCCTGCGTTTTGGCATCATCAGTTAGAAATTAGTATTTGAAACATTCTTCAAAATGGCTTTGAGTTTATGATAGTTGGATATAGCGagtgtttaacgtcacattcagCAGAATTCAAAttatatggcagcgatctgtaaataattgagtcttgactagagtgagtgagtgagtgagtgagtgagtgagtgagtgagtgagtgagtgagtgagtgagtgagtgagtgagtgagtgcctcacttagcaatgttccagctataaggcagcgatcggtaaataattgagtctggaccaatccagtgatcgacagcaggAGTATCAAGCTACGCAAttggtatatgatgacatgtgtcaaccaaatcagcaaacctgactacctgatcctgttagctgCCTTTCACAAAAAGAATGCGATgcggaagatcaattctaaaaaGGATCTTCATGAGTGAATAGTTGGAAATATTTGGAAAAAATCGAAATATGAGGTAGACTTGACATAGACTAATAAACATTACTGAGACACACTATAAcagacaaaaatgaaaaaatgcaaatattttgaTTGATGAAGGTTAGTGCAAAAGTTAACACAAGACGAAGACAGGCTTAGGTAAACTGTGCCAGTTAGGTCTAAGTccaacatttttttcttttgcaaGCAAAATTTTACTTTGCATGGTCAGAAAAAAAGTAATTGTTGCTTTAAAAACACAGATAATGTTTCttaatttcacacaaaaaaagtgaaattcagtgTCTGTACCTAAACTggtgagtgaggtgaggtgaaacgTGTTTAAGGTCATACTTAAAATGTTTCACGCACATGAtgacgtgcatgcatgtgtatgtatggctgcttgtactagcccagacttatgTTGCTCTATAGTTCTAGCTCACTCAGAGAACATGCTGCAGCTAAGCATGAACATGACTCACATATATAATGACTCTGAGCCGAACAATCCTTAATGTAGCCATTAGTGTTGAGCACCATGCAGGGACCAAAAAGTACcttattttaacatcttttggtatgacatggTCTAGGATTGAACCTTCGACCTACCACTCTCTGGGCAGACAAGtacctaaattcaaaattaGCAACAGACCATTGTATTGTACAAAGGCCCTTCAAGAATGTGACAAAGATGGCAGGAATCCTCAAAGTGCTATATTCTGATAATGTGTTTAAACACATATGTGATACATTGGTATTCAAAGTGCTGTGAataaatagaggatattataggagtgcccatgtcatactatgtttacaacaAGAGCGAGGGATATACCAATATTTAGGCACGAGTCAATAGACTCTCTTGATATTTCcacaaaaacaataaatgaacACATTGAACATTATAGATATCAGTTCACTTACTCATTTCATACATCATCTCCCCGATCTTGATCAGAAAGGATACTCCACCGTAAGAAGCATAACACCACATCATCCTTGTACAACACCCAGTAAGCATCGATTTATAATCACAACCACAGTTCTGACAGATCTAATATAGAAACTACCAATAATATTCATGGCCCCTTACTGAAAGagtttcaaattaaatttgCAGCTGATGCCATTAGTACCAGATGAGTACTCCTCAATGTAGGACAGCCTGACCTATCACTGTGATTGAAACTCAGTTCCACACAGAGGAAATTACATGCAAGGTGAAACTGGTATATATTGATACACTGAGTTAGGAGAGAAATAATCTTGATAAAATGCTTCAGTGAGCAAAATTCCGCCCAAAATGGCTATTTTGATTTGAGACTAACATAAGCAAGATTAGTTTGGTCTCCCAGTCACTAAATCATAATTTTTTTCAATGCCACTTTTGTAGCTGCTTGACTATCAAATCATGTACTTACAGAGATTGACTATGGTATTACTAAGTTCAGAAACAGTTCAGTTTTGCAAATGAAAACTCTTTGTGTTTTTCTGGTTTTCTTGTTAACACTAACAGTTTGTAATATGAGATTTTGTGAACTTTGGTAAAATAAAATCTTTGCAAATAAATTTTGCTTGTAGATAAATATCTCACACATTACAAGTAGAGTATGAGCAATTCAGAGATACAATTCAGACTTACTGGGGGGCTACAATATTATAGCAACAATAATACGTGATTCTTTAACTGTGGAGCCTTGGCTATCACTTTAAAAGGTAGATACAGTTTCTATTGTTATCTTTGGCAGTTTTTATAATTAAGAGGCTCCTTGGTCCTGGAGTTTTTTAACCTGGACCTTATCAACATACTCGGTTTTTATGAAAATGATGCCTTCTTTCTCGCTAGCTATTATCCACTGGATAACACTGATAATCCTGTGAAAAAGTGAAGTAAAATTTACAACTAGCATAACTCGATAACTAGTCACTAAATATTGATAAGTGAGCAAAACAGTATGGACAAAAACTtattctctgtgtgtgtctgtgtctgtgagtgagtgagtgagtgagtgagtgagtgagagagagagatcctTGTAATTGggcaaaaaaatgaaaatcttTTAATGTACACTGTATTTGGGTTTAAGGTGTCCAAGAACAACATCCCTGCTCTCCACGCACATGCTGTATCTACTTATCCATGGACTCATTCCAGCCAGAGCTGTAGACAAaaactttgcaatattccacctatatggcagctgtaaaatatccagtggtcaacatcagcAGTGAGCAATGATCTATGGAATTAGGGTATGATCACAataagactgactgactgagaacCTGATCCACTAAtcgcctcttataacaagcatttGTTGCTGAAGACGAAGCCTAAtgaggatcttcacaggtctgatCAACAGTCAAATAATCCATTATtactgttatggcaagcatggactTCTTTGGGTCTTAAGCCAGTTGGATGTCATTCAATCTTTCATGTCACACTGCATTATCAACCTGTAAACAATACAAGCTCAAAACATACTGACCGGACCATTGTGAAAATAGATCCATTAAGTTAGGAAACACTGAAAAATCCTCATGTACAAATATCGGCAACATTGTGAATGAGTCTCACAGTCCACTCTTAACCTAGATTTGACTGCTTCGTGTGACTATATGATCTGTAACTTGTCACATCTAACGGACTACCTGTGTTTGTCAACCAATCAACTATCCCTTTACTACATCTCTGTTCACAACTGGATCTTTCCAACAAATTTTAATTGCCTCAACTTCCTCAGTTGGTGGTTAAAAGATAGCAGCTCCGACAGAGAGTAAAATAGGTGCATTATTAGTATACAACAGCAGCTGTTTGTGTTTATAATATGCTGATGGGAATGAGCTTCGAATCTTGCatgtgactgactgacttacTGACTACTGGAGGTTTTGATGCCCATATGTTTATATTCTATTAGCTCCACTTGCTCATTGGATACAATTCTACTTTCTTTCTCCAAGTCATTCTACATGTTTTTGGCCATTCCAAAACTGTTTGGAATAGTAAAATTTAgataaactttatggataacaacttctttatttcataaGCAGGATATTTTGATAAAGATTCCTAAACCTATGTCAAGCAAGACTGTAATATGAAGAGGAGGAAAAGTATATATCAAAACACTGCACtcacaaaacaaagaaattgtcatccataaagtttatctaaattgtacttcccaacttctaaaatgcaacTCCAAGTAGCATTACAAATGCATGAAAGGTACCAGGGTCCTTGTTGTAAGCTTAATGTTGAGAATTAAACCTTTACCATATCCATAAGCTTAAACTAAAAATAGCAACCCTCCTAAAAATGTGtgtaatgatgtaaaatatactaCATTGTTATTccatacaacaaaacaataatgaAACATTATTTCGTGATGGGTCCATGCAGGAGTTTCCAAACCATAATTTGCTTCAAGTCTCAGATTCAAATTAGATCTAATGAAGACTAAAGACAAAGTAAACTGTTATATCCAT is part of the Haliotis asinina isolate JCU_RB_2024 chromosome 6, JCU_Hal_asi_v2, whole genome shotgun sequence genome and harbors:
- the LOC137287591 gene encoding BTB/POZ domain-containing protein 17-like isoform X2, whose amino-acid sequence is MESPPAKRHHPEAKDEGLNKKQNLTLETIKDEAAFVSRFSALYNSSNLSDLVLRVGRDRYYSHRFILITASDVFEAMLNQRRWVESQEPEIDLTEDPECAPVFGMFLRYLYSGSVQVSTDTVLPILLLADKYSITTLRESCIEYMMRHIVESPDTNRTLTWYQYAKMTGQEKLKEICQKFILSNFDVILDAPDWHEMTKTELVEFLSSSDLVVLSEIHLWNKVEKWLTCEENRDSLAENLKDILPLLRFNMILPKNLLTIESSPLCSKYTEHFAEKLNQAYRHHSLMMDCGDVCENREQFRNYYSKEYHLCFPFLLENYQGINKINSRITVECHARTHYMPSNQSQDSCTEFTAYFFPRGFYNTITLYGTYMNRQSDATTFKLCRKFSDQTALKADVTLVLYGRKNSVRYIAYTFNMSHLFGKESSTLAIENIIDLDKLLQEDSPYLIDGNLDGKLFVKIQDMGPHLLDGDTK
- the LOC137287591 gene encoding BTB/POZ domain-containing protein 17-like isoform X1 — translated: MGNLFWPPFSKSRKMESPPAKRHHPEAKDEGLNKKQNLTLETIKDEAAFVSRFSALYNSSNLSDLVLRVGRDRYYSHRFILITASDVFEAMLNQRRWVESQEPEIDLTEDPECAPVFGMFLRYLYSGSVQVSTDTVLPILLLADKYSITTLRESCIEYMMRHIVESPDTNRTLTWYQYAKMTGQEKLKEICQKFILSNFDVILDAPDWHEMTKTELVEFLSSSDLVVLSEIHLWNKVEKWLTCEENRDSLAENLKDILPLLRFNMILPKNLLTIESSPLCSKYTEHFAEKLNQAYRHHSLMMDCGDVCENREQFRNYYSKEYHLCFPFLLENYQGINKINSRITVECHARTHYMPSNQSQDSCTEFTAYFFPRGFYNTITLYGTYMNRQSDATTFKLCRKFSDQTALKADVTLVLYGRKNSVRYIAYTFNMSHLFGKESSTLAIENIIDLDKLLQEDSPYLIDGNLDGKLFVKIQDMGPHLLDGDTK